In Setaria viridis chromosome 5, Setaria_viridis_v4.0, whole genome shotgun sequence, the genomic stretch GGGATGGTGCAACATTAATCATTGACAAGATGCCAGTAAATGCAACTAAAGATGGAATTGTTGCTGACCTTCAGAAGTTCATAGTCCTCTTGCGCCCGTATTACAAGATTGAAGGCATCAAGGGTCCAACCTATTTTGACGAATTTCATTCTGATGTGATGTCTCTCCCTGAGCTTGAGTCTGAAAAATTTGAGATTGTCCAGAAGTTTCTTGCTGACCATATGGTTTTTCTGCCACCAGCGTCCACGTCAAATTTGCTCGAAAGGCTCTTCAAATTGTGTGACGACATCCGTAGACAGAATGCAGATTTTGATTATCGTCCCCTTCAGCGCTTAGATTGCATTGGGTGGACAAAAATACGTAATACCATGCCATATATCAAGGTGTTCCACTATGACCAAAGTCTTTCAGACCCATAAAAAGATCATTACTGGGATCTCCTCAGATTTGTGAGGAATTTCAGTAATCGTGGCTTGAAGTACACACAGATATATAGTTTCTGTATTCTATCTGTTACGCATGTATTGTATAAACATGAATTGTATCTGTTCCTATCCCAAACATAAGAGTTGTATCTGTTCCTATCCACATAGTTTCTGTACTGTTCCTATCCCGTACATGTTGTATCTGTTCTACTCTTCTAGTTCAAACATGAATATATAGTTTCTACATAAAAACTAACTTCATATTATTTTCGGATGAAGATCGATAGAGTTCAATCAATCGAAGATCCTGTTATACTAGATATTATGGTTGCATATGACCTTGGCAGATTTATTACAAAGCTAGTTCTGCATGTGTTATATGTGTTTGAAAAATCAAAAAGGTGTGTCTATTAATATCTCTGTCTGTCTTTATCTATACATTTTGTTACAACTTTGGAATATGTTCTAACAtaaatcttttttcttcttaggCTTGTCAGCACTTGGATTGCATACAAAACATCCGAGTGAGTTTTGTATTTGAGTTTTCTTTTGCTGGGGTTAGAAAAGGGATTCAACCTTTGCCACTCTCAAGAATGGCACATTCGTGAGAAAGAAATTGCAATCCCTGAAGTGGGTGGCATTCAGGATGTGTCGTTCTGTGGGAAAAACTTAATTCCCTGTTCTGTTTGGGAAGACTTCATACAGTCTGAGTTTATTTTATGGTTATGGATGCAGTGATGCAACTGAGGAATTCGATGAAGATGGGACTGAGGAAAATAAAGGAATTTGAGGGATCGACGGGTAACAGATTTAATAAACATTACAGGTCATTATTTTCTTGTAAACTGAAGGGCTCGTCATGATGTATGTTCAGCTTATCGCTGATATGGCTACTTTACTAAGATAGGGAAGGTAGTAGATGGGATCTCGCCCTCACGCTGGAGGCTCTGAGATTAATCCTCTACTTCTTCCTTGTCTTTCATTGATACAATGGGGTCTCTTTTATAGAGATGACTTACTTAACCCTTAAGAAAATATCCTAACCTCCTAACCAAATCCATCTAACTTATCTCTTTCCTTATAAACCAACTACTCCTATTCACGACACTGTTCACGAGCTGCTGTGCTCGTGGGCCTAAACCTGTGGCCGGCCCACTTGCCATAACAATCGCTCTCTAAATATCAACATTCTTTCTTGTTGCAGGTGCTGCCTGTTCCCGGACCTCCTGAGATGCCCCCCttcccccccccaccccacccgtcATCAAGCTTTTGAGATGGAACTAAACTCCCCGAGAATTGTACCTATAATTTTGCTGCGTGACTTCAAATGTGATTGAACACGCAAAGAGACCATCTTTAGTTACTTCAGTCTTTTGAGACGGAACTAAGATCCTAGAGAATCTTCAGTTACTACTGTCTTTTGAGATGGAACGTAACATCCCAGAGAATCTTCAGTTACTCATGTCTTTTGAGATGGAACTAGCATCCCTTAGAATTGTACATACGACTTTGCTGCGTGACTTCAAATGTGGTTGAACACGCAAAGAGGCATTCTTCAGTAGTTACGTGTTTTGTCTGTTTTAGTCAAAATTAGCTTTTGAAACTTATTCTAAACCTGAGTTTAGGAATTTTGGATGTCTTAATGCCTCAACTCTCAAGCGATTGTTCGCTTTTGTTCACCGCTCAATGAACATCCTCACGGTCATATGGATATGCTAACCTGGTCAGCCTTGCCTGTTTGTTTTTGTACCTGTACTTCGGTTGTTTGTAAATTGGACGTACTCCTAAGATACTTTACCATCCGTCGTGTACTAAGCACAGCCGTTCACCATCTGCCGGATCTCTCCACGAGTAGCTGTCGGGCTCCGACGCTGGTATTACACCTCTTGTAGTTATTTCTCTCGTCCATGCACCTTCTTAGCAAATACAGGAACGCAAATACAGGAACGGAACAGGGACCCAATCCAATAGCTAAGAGGCCAGCAAAATTCACGGATCACATTTGGAGCACTAATGAAGGAAAATCATACGACTAAGTGACTAATACATCATCTCCATCTTTTTCCAATGCCTGGTGTAATTAATGAAGAAGATTGAGATGCAAGACACTCCTGTAATTACTTAGAAAGATTTGTTTAATTCAGTAACTATGTTTTTGGATTAAATACTTATTCCATATTTGTGATTATTTTCAAATTATTATTATCCTATTAAATTCTACGTGTATtacaaaatataaatatataaatattttgttgccCGTAGCAAGATCCCAGTTGTACCAGATTCTTGAACAATTTGTTCGCCGCCAGGCTCAACATTCAGAAGGTCTGAACATTCAACCACAGTCAGCGGGCTGATGCACGGGAAGTCGGGAATGGTCTCCATCCTCAATCTCGCCACCCTTCGCCGCCGGGTTCCCCTTCCACCGGCAACTCATCGGTGCACTTTTCCCACTCGCGCTTCACCTCGCCTGCTCCGCCCGTCGGGAGTGATCAGAGGTTGCTTCAGGTACGAATGTACAATGGCTTTGACTCCTCCAGGTCCCGCATGAGGGGGTCGGAGCGGCACGTGCCCTTGCCCGACCGTGAGGTCGAGCGGTCGGGGAGCGGGCTGCTCTCGCGCATCGTGCCACCTTAGATATAAATaaatagtaaaatctatgtattagaaaattcaaaacggTCTATAACTTAAATTCATATACTATAGCAAAAGTATGCTTTCATACATGTACATCCTTCCTAATACATATGAATTCAAACCGGTATGTGTACATATCTCTGATACATAGCTCCACGGTGGCACCGATCGACACATAGGAGCTCGGGTCCATCTGTCAGCCCGGCTGGACCGCTCGGCCCATCCATGGAACCCTGTCAACAGCGACAAGGTCCAGCTCCCACCCCTGACAGGAGTCGACGACGACTTGCTGATGCACAGCCACTGCCTCCTCTCCGACgagccggccgcccccggctgCGTCGTGCTGCTCGTCGAGGGCTTGGGTGACACCATCATCTGGTACTGCCATCCTAGAGATGACCAGTGGATGAAATGCTAAGAGGGCGGGGACGAGATCGATGGAGTTAGCGTTCACAAGATGGATTTCTCGGAGAGACGGTGGTGCAGCGTGTACTATGATCTTGGGGGCCGTGCTTTTCTCCTGTCCCGATTCTACTTTGGCGCGTCATGCTCTGCCGGCGAGTATGGGCTGCTGCCCAACCGTGTGTATTTCGTGTTTGATCGCAACAACACCCTGCAGGTGTCCGATGTGCAAGAGGGGACTTACCAACTGCATAAACTCGATGAAGCTCCGGAGATGGACAAAGCATTCTGGTTGCTCCCAAACTAATCCATAGGGACCGATTAAGGATGTATTTTCTAATAATCGACAATGTTAATTAACATATATAGTTATTAGTAGTTGTTATAAAGTCTTTGCCGTTTCATTGGCAACgccttccattttttttttgatatgTTAATGTCGTTTCTGATTGTCTCTCTCTCAAAATTTTCCTCCACCTTAAGAAAGCTTTCACATTGTAATCTCATGGAAAAATCTAACAGTTCGCGGGCATGATATCGCTGCTAAAGTCAACGAAGCTCCGGAGGTGGACAAAGCGTTCTGGTTGCTTCCGACTAATCCGTAGCGAGATTATTTAGGGATGTGTTAGTTGTTAGTACAAAGCATTTGCCCCTTAATGATGTCCTATAATTATGTCATTTCTAATTGTCTCCGTGTTAACTCTTTATTCTTTCCCCTTTTTTCACCTTTATAAGAAAGCTCGCATTGCCATCTCAGGGGGAAAAGAGATAAAGATCCCACCTTTTATTGTGATGATGCTATTGGCAATTCGACATTATCACATTGCTTGACCTAATGCTGCATGGTCCCATGGTCCAGGTGATTCCAAATCCAAATACTGAAGAATAAATCagctccccatgggagtcaatGAATCGATAAAACAGCAAGTCACAAATCATCACCAAAATAATCACATTTTAGATTTCACCATAACCATGAAGTTATCGAACAAATGTTCTGTACAACAATCCTGTGAACATCATCTTGGCATGCAATCATGTGCCACCAAAACTTCAACCTTCCACAACACTACACCAGAGTTACAAATCTTACCAATACCTAAAGTAGCAGAACACTAGAGAAACTTCTTCTCAAGTCTCTGCAGATGCTACAACAGTTCTGCTGCACCTTCAAAGTTCAAACGAACAATTGTCCTGCTGTGGCTATTGTACAACCCAGCAACGCGCCAGCAACCACCTGGGTGCAATTTAACGCTCAAGAAGTTAGCAAGGTATAAAAAAAGATAGTTCATGAATGTATGCCACAACAACATAGTGGTGCTGACGAAGCTGCATGATGTGATAGCAGATAAACATGTCTTGCCAACTAAAATGGGGGTATAGTGATGTGGGGACGGCCAGTTTGAGGTTCACTTGGCATCCACATAACCACAGTGCCAATAAACCATCGCTTTCATTTTGCCAAATAACAATAAAATGCACAATAAAAGGACATCTGAACAAACCTGGGTTGGTGTATGGCCTAAAAGTTCTCGCAGTGGTCTTGCTTCAGACAAGGGATGTTCAGAAGGAAGTTCACAAACTATTTGATTCAATACCTGAATATTTGAGAAAACAaaaattcaacataagcacagAGATTAGCACTAATCTCATCATAATACGTACAGATCTAGCACAGGGTTGTAACGATGTATGTTAATGATACAGAAAAGCTACTGAACAAAGAGTAGAGATGACACGCAAAGAGTTAGTAATACCTCTGCTTGCTTTCCAGCATGCAATCTGATACCAGAGGCATCGTACATCACCTGCAAGTCACAGAATGGAAATTTCTGAGACCTCAGCATTTGGAACTAACTGAAAGAAAATCAGCATAAACTTATGCACAATGCCCACACTCAACACCATAATATCTGACTCAAAAATGGAAATTGCTTCCAAGCAACAACAATATAAATGCTCATTTTCTTCTATCATGAAGGAAGCAAAACCACTTTGGAAGGAAGAGGGGTTGGGATGGATAACTGATAACCTACCACACTTGCAAATATAGTTGCTGTTGCAAAGAGGGAGCAATTAAAGCCATCTTGGAATCCAATCGCTACTGCTAGTGCTGTAACCGTGGCTGAATGTGATGATGGCATGCCGCCAGAGCCAATAAGCTGCTTAGGATCCCATCTGTTCTCCTTGTACCTTTGTTCAAAATAAGAACAGATAAAACTCACTGCAGCATGGGAAACTGTATAAACACATGTTCAGACTTGAACAGAAAAATTCATTGCCGATCTTACACAAGGCTCATGCTAATATATCTATCTATATCGAAAAACTATAGGACAAATATGGGAAGAAAAAAATGGCCCTTGATACAAAAGCATTCTTTTGCCAAACTAAACATTACAATAGGCCAGGACACACATCTCTAAGACAAACCAAATAGGACATTCATATGTGTAAGCATAACAAGAACTCCGTGTCCCTGCTGTGCCTGCACTGTTGGAAGAGCACAACTCAGGGGCTCCTTGACCATGTTACTGGGAATCAAGGTCCAGAAACATTGTGGAGAATtcgaattttttttagaaaaaaaggtCACCCTGTTTCGTCTTATATATGCATTACTGGTAGAATGATCAAGGATCTCTGAATGAAACATGCAATTCAAAATGCGACTGTCATATGTGAATTCCACAACCGCAGGTCCTACTGCTACAAATGTACAAGGGTGTACACAGCCAGCAAACTGCACTTTATCTATGCATTCCAGACAAACAATCTAAAGGGCACCccagaaagaaaaaacagagaCACACCAATtctccttgattttttttcgaGTACAACTCCCCCTGATTTTGACCAGATCAAGGCCAATTCCTGTTGCTTCCAGCTCAGTTCACCAAAATTACCCAAAATTCTAAGGAAATCCATCATGTAAGAGGCCATTACATTCCCAATCTACATTCCTCTAGCTCTAGgcaaagggaagaagaagaatgaatAATTTtaagctgtgccaaacagggcctggGAGGAATGAATCGGTTATGCTCGGGCGCTCGGctctccaacaaatggaacatGCAAACAATGTCAAGAGACGGCTTTGACCATCGGAACCGCACGCGGATCCGATGACTCCCGCGCCCGATTCCGCGGTCAAACACCAGCGGGCGTCCAAGGTGAAGGCAGGGAGAAAAGAGAAGAGATGCCGTCGGACGTACCACGTGACGAAGAACTTGATGGACTGCGCGATGGCGAATCCGAgcagggcggcgacgagggggtAGTTGTGGAAGACTGCGAGGTAGGAGAatcccgctgccgccggcggcgaggcgtcgTCGGCAGCACCACCGTCCCCCATGGCCGAAGAATCCCTGGCTCCTGGATGGACGGCCCCGGCCCGGCGCTGCCTTGCCTAATCCTGCCCAGGCCCCCCTCCCCGCAGCGCGCGCCCTTCGCTATATATACAGCCTATCTATCCCCGCGCTCCCCGTTCGCTAAAAATTCCTCCTTTGCGTCGCACGGGGCGTGCACCGCAGCCGCACCACCAATGGCGACGGCGATCCGCCGCTCTATTCCTGTTGCTGCTGgatttgcttgcttgctgctctgctctgctctgctctgggGAAGAATGGAGGGATGGACGAGCTCTTCCCTCTTATTGGACGTGGGCTCTGAAATTTTCTGTCTGATGATTGGAGGGAGGAGGCATCAAACGGGAAGCCTCCGGGTCTGGGCGAATATGCCAATGGAGCAGGGTGTTTGGGCTGTAGCAAGCTCTGGCTGCTGGTCCAGAATTAATTTGGCGACCCGGTAGATCCGGCCTGGCGTAACCCTCCCTTGGCTGTCACGTCCCTCCCTTGGCGTGATTGCGAAAGCAACAACAAACAACGGCAGCCTCAGCTTAGTGCCAAGACAGTGACAAGCTGGGTCTGGGTGTGTGCTGCGGCTCCAAAATATACTTTAGAAGTTTTTACCGTCCCAAATCTGAGATGTTTGTGGCGATGATTGCACAGCTGAAGAACACGAAAACAAGCCCCAGATGGTCACTTTACATGCTGGACCACATCTCAGAGATGCCGATGTAGCATGTACAGAGCACGAATGGTTGAATCATGCACGGGACGAGCAGCACAACCGTCAATCTAGCTAACACGCTGATGGGTACAGTTGCTGCAACTGGGATGAAAAAGAAAGGGATGTGGTGGTAGCGGCCAATCTTGCTGCGAATGTAACATTTGCAGCCACGCAACGTTCATAATACTTACACGAAGCTTCACGCATAAACCAGGATTGATTATCCTAATCGCAACGTGAGAACGCAGTTAGCCCATCCGGTGTTGATCAATTCACCACCCAACCACAACCAGATTGGGGATCATCAGCTCAAGTGCATGGTCAGGTCAACAAAGATGATGCTAGACCTGGTCTGTGATCTCTGTATTCAACAATGTCCATAGATCCAGTCCAACCAACCATCAGGTTATTTAGTCCTAAACATGAGCTCAAGTTGGAAACCAACCCTTCAGCTAGGTTTCTTTCCACTTAGACAAGTTGACTGAAACCTTGCTTTAAACTTCTACAAGTGGAGATCAGAAGAAAATCACGGTCAAAAATTGTCAAACCACAACTTCAACAGGCGACTGGGCAAATAACCATGATCTCCAGTTTCTACAATTATAGCGCGATAGCCGCACTGCTGCAGCCAGGGCTGAACCAAGCAAAGCCTGCAACCTAATGCTGTTACTATTTCAAGGCACAAAGCTACATCAAATATTCACATCTCTCACACAATAGACAACTAACTCTAAGCCGTGGCAAGCCTAACCTTTCATTTCGTGATGTAAAACCGGTTATGCGGGGCGCGAGGGTCGGTCATCTTCTTCAAGTCCAGATCCATCCCGTCATCGtactcctcttcctcttgtgGCTCCGATGCCTTTCTCTGCCTTTCCCTTGCTTCAGCAGCTTCCAACTGCAGCTTCTTGTGGATGTAGTCATCATACGACATCTCGCACCATTTCTTTGCGTCTCCGACAATCTGTTGGTTGTGGCGTTCGACGTCCCGCTCCAGCCTGGTCTTCTCGGTGTTCTTGGGCTCTCCCCAGTAGTCATAGCGGTACATTGGCTTCTCTGGATCATAGTAATCCTTCCCATAGACCTCTGTCTCGTCTACGTCATATCGCCCAGGCTCCTCAATAGGAAGACCAAGCACTTTCCGACTGCCAACTTAGGAGTTAGTGCCAATGCACTAGGTGTGATGAAACTTGTACAGTTAGCAGACTTACCAGCAGATGTCTCTGATAAGGGCTTCTCTTTCTTCAAATGAACGGCGCCATTGCATCAGATCATACTCATCCATCTCTTTGTTTCGTCGGAGCTTCCCAACTTTGTACTCCTCTCCTCTTTCAGCTGCTtcctttttcagtttttttatCAGCTGCATTGATCAACTTCAGCATTAAAATTTACAAGTGGTAAATCATTAAAGGAATCTGTTGGGTTATGGAAAAAGAGATACCTGGCGCTCAGCACGAGCAGCATCCAGATCAAGTTCTTTGATGCTTACATTCTAACAAAAGAGGTCAGAACAGGATGTCATTAGGCGATCATCATTTTACTTAAAGCTAATAATCATGCAACTACAATGATCCAAAGATGGTAATCAGGAGCTACACAAGATTACATACCACAACTGTCTTTTTTAGCAGTGTTTCTTTGAAATATCCTTCAGTATATTCAACTCTGTTTACTTCATCGATTGAGGATGCATCAACTGTGGATTCATATGTTGTATCCTTGAATTTATCTGGATTTTGCTCCTCGTAGTCTAAAATCATCTGCTCTGCATTATGCCATTCCCAAAGCTGGAAAAAAGGAGAACTTTTCCTGATGAAACTTTTTGATGTGAATGGAACAAAAAAGGCCAAGCTACAGCAGGATGTAAGACACTAGACATGAGGCATATGGTTGAGATTCTTGGAAAATACCGTTTCAACAAAAGGATGATCTGATACCAAAGGTTCCTTTTCCATATCCTTTAAAGGTTTCTTCCTAGGAATGGGTGGCCGGCCACCTTCACGCTGTCAGTTCATAAAAAGGTTAGATGCACACAAAGTGTTAAACCTAACCAAATAGCAGAAAACTGAACCACAAAAGTAGAAGTTAATTCTCACCCACAGCTGCTCTGGGTTAGTATCCTCCTTACGGTGAAATATTGGTGGAAAGTCAAATCTATTGAATCTGTGGCCAGAAAGAAAATAGGAAAATACCATTCAGTCAATTGGAAATAAACTGAAGCACTGGATACGGCGTTTGGCATTAAAAAATCATACTGCCAGGACTGAACAATTGGGGTTGTAATGGTACTCACATTAGGTGATCAATGTTGGGATATACAAATCGCATTTCAAGTGGAAAGCGGAAACGGTAGGGGTCTCGTTTAGCCTGCAGAGTAATAGGTAGATGTTACCAAGACAGATCTACCTAGGAGGCATAAACTTCCAGAACATGAGTGGCAC encodes the following:
- the LOC117857332 gene encoding protein PLASTID TRANSCRIPTIONALLY ACTIVE 10 gives rise to the protein MATTPPAAATFLHHHLPLPSLRPRTLLRPRPRRLAASVNPSPPDETPAADPPVIPSISIKNTEPEEVARRRSWVEHGWAPWEEVMTPEVAFARHSLNEGEEVPLQSPESLEAFRMLTPAYRKKVEAEPGYIERLFATRDTPEPLETTWAGRLPLRLVPPRDWPPPGWEVDPDELEFIREAHRAASERLDMEAAAAAGVTNVEKLEDAPEDLALDRYKMFLKQYKEWVEANRDRLEQESYQYDQDYYPGRRKRGKDYREDMHELPFYYPGQICYGQVTTVHLHQGAFVDIGCVHEGWVPIKGNDWYWIRHHIKPGMKVYVEILAKRDPYRFRFPLEMRFVYPNIDHLIFNRFDFPPIFHRKEDTNPEQLWREGGRPPIPRKKPLKDMEKEPLVSDHPFVETLWEWHNAEQMILDYEEQNPDKFKDTTYESTVDASSIDEVNRVEYTEGYFKETLLKKTVVNVSIKELDLDAARAERQLIKKLKKEAAERGEEYKVGKLRRNKEMDEYDLMQWRRSFEEREALIRDICCRKVLGLPIEEPGRYDVDETEVYGKDYYDPEKPMYRYDYWGEPKNTEKTRLERDVERHNQQIVGDAKKWCEMSYDDYIHKKLQLEAAEARERQRKASEPQEEEEYDDGMDLDLKKMTDPRAPHNRFYITK
- the LOC117857333 gene encoding uncharacterized protein, yielding MGDGGAADDASPPAAAGFSYLAVFHNYPLVAALLGFAIAQSIKFFVTWYKENRWDPKQLIGSGGMPSSHSATVTALAVAIGFQDGFNCSLFATATIFASVVMYDASGIRLHAGKQAEVLNQIVCELPSEHPLSEARPLRELLGHTPTQVVAGALLGCTIATAGQLFV